TACCAATAATATTACTGCAGCACACACACCCATTAATGCATACATGTATTTTCTGTATTTGAGATTACTTGTTCGCATAGTATTATGTAAGGCAAAAATGTATTTAAGAATTAATAAAAACTCAGATCAGATGTATTTTACATCCATCTTCTTTATATCGTTTTCATATGAAAATAATTTAAAACAATATTTAGAGCAAAAATCTTCAAATGGTTTTTTGGGTTTTATGTCATGTTAAAATGCAAAAATTGTGGTAAAGAATTTTAGAACAGAGTAGGCGATTTTTGTTCAAAGGAATGTGTTATTGAAGATATAGAATTAAGAAAATATAATCAGAAAAGCATTCAAAGATGAAATTTTGAGTAAGATTTTGGGTCAAATGATTGATTTTCTCTGGGAATTTCATGCCCAACATAAATACGAAAAATGCGTAATGAATACATGAACAAAACACTAGTCATAATGGGAGTAGATTCTATGATCATAGGAATAGGGTTTGGAGTAGCAGAATTGATTAGTCCTTCAGTAAGTGATACTTTTCTGGCAAGTGCATTAATTTGGACAATTGGTGCAATTGCTACAGTTTTGGGATTGACTTTGTTTGAGAAAGAAGGTATCTGTTTGAGATAAGACAGATTACTTTACAACCAGCGTAGAAACTTTAGATTTGTGTACTACATAATTTGAGACACTTCCCAAAAACATTTCTTTAACACCGCTAAGATCCCTAGAACCAATCACTATCAAGTCTATTGCGTTTTTCTTTTGATTAGCAAAATTAGTTATGAGTTTTCCAGGATGTCCCTTTAGAATTTTTGTTTGAACATCTACACCATTTTTTTTTATACTTTCTTTTAATTTTGCAAGATTTTCTTTTGCTTCTTTATACATTGTTTCTTGTGCTACTTTCATATCACGATATGATAAAGGTGAAAATGGTAATACGTAAAGAGCAACTACATCTGCATCATTTCGTTTTGCAATATTGATTGCTTCTGTTAAGACATAGTTTGATCTTTTTGATCCATCCAATGGTACTAGAATTTTTTTATAATTTGCCATTTTATCTTAATTCCTCCGTTGTAAGTTGTGGAGTTTTGCCCAAGATCATATTTCGAACCTTTACCATCTTTCTTGCTAACATAAATCCTGCACCAGACATGCTGCTACCTATGATAACATGTAGTATGCTAGAATCTTGTTGCGGTGCCACTAACATTACATATGCAAATCCACCAATCATTAACATAATACCAAAAGATGCAAACACTGCCATCATTACTGGGACTCTTGAAGGAACTGGGGGCAACAAAGCAGCTTCTGATGTTGAATCAGTAAAATCAAGATCTTTACAAACGTGGCAACATCTATGTCGTTGTTTGTTATGCCAAGTTGTAGTAAAGAAAAAGAATTCCTGGTGGCACGAATCGCATTTTCTTTTTGGAAGTGTAATCTTTCCATGATCATCAAAGTCTTGACCTATTTTTTCCATGCAATCTTTACAAAAGTATCCATGAATACGCCATTGTTTTTGGAAGTTGTATTTTTTCCATCCCAGTGTTGCATTGCAACCAGTACAGGAAGTCATTTCTTGTAGCCTCCTGATGTTTCTGTAACTGCTTTTTTACCACCAAATACTTGGGCAATTCCTTTTCTTGCCTCAATGATTGGCAAGCATATGATGAAGAATGATGCAACGCTTACCCAAACTATGGATATTCCAACCCAGAGACTATAAGACAATGTATCAAAGACATGTCCTGATACAATCAATGGTATTGGCCATGCGACAATTAGTATCAATGTCATGATACCGCCACCTTTTAGACTAAACTTGAATGCCTTCTTTAGAGTCTCCTCATCTTCGGTAACTTGGGCAGATTCTGCTTCACTTAATTCGACAAGAGTGATTTTCCTTTTGAGATCATTCCAGTCAAAGGTAGTCTTTGTAGCAAGACTTCCAATTATTGTGATTATGCCACCAGTCAAAATTCCTGCGATGTTTCCAAATAGCATAGAGTAGTTGTGACCAAGGCTTGCAAGAGATATTTCTCCACCAAAGTCGGGTAAGGATGCAGCTACTGATACCCATGTAGTTACTGCAACCATTAGACCGATAACTGCACCAGATGTGGCAGCAACTCTGTTTGTTCTTCTCCAAAGTATTGTCAGTGCAATTGGGATTACTGCTGCGCCAATAATGATACCCATTGCTAGATAGACAAAGCCTAAACTTAATCCCATGTGCAATAGTATTACGGCCAAGCCACCCATACCAAGTCCAAAGCCTACAATTGTCATCCTAGATACTTTGACTAGCTGTTTTCCTGAGGCATTTGGATTCTTGTACGTCCGGTAAATATCATAAGTAATCAGCGATGAGACAGCAA
This genomic window from Nitrosopumilus ureiphilus contains:
- a CDS encoding universal stress protein codes for the protein MANYKKILVPLDGSKRSNYVLTEAINIAKRNDADVVALYVLPFSPLSYRDMKVAQETMYKEAKENLAKLKESIKKNGVDVQTKILKGHPGKLITNFANQKKNAIDLIVIGSRDLSGVKEMFLGSVSNYVVHKSKVSTLVVK